From a region of the uncultured Desulfatiglans sp. genome:
- a CDS encoding Integrase family protein — MSVKVRQRPAGSGIWWIFIDHQGVRKAKKVGTDEKAAREAAKKIEAKLVLQEFRLEKNGGETLPTFKVYASEWLETYIKPLRRQSTYERYGETLGRYVFPTIGNLPIDKIKRGQIRNMLLRIHARGLSRSTVCLVRDVMSGPFEYAIDEELLQANPAKGILKRLNIRRDKKITIEPLDHAEVQAFLETCQEHFRDHYPFFLTAFRTGMRLGELLGLRWGDVDFNGKFIMVRRTYKLGKFNAPKNGKVRRVDMSDQLHATLQALLSQRKREALKAGLGKVVESVFHRDGKPIEQNYIRRVFKRALMKAGLREIRLHDIRHTFASLLLSDGQSPAYVKEQLGHHSIQMTVDVYGHLLPSSNRDAVNRLDSQPSATYPQPAQKQEAQPTEIAPHFYAMVPKAGFEPARPSATTPSR; from the coding sequence TTGAGCGTGAAAGTGAGGCAACGGCCGGCGGGCTCGGGGATCTGGTGGATCTTCATCGACCATCAGGGAGTCAGGAAGGCCAAGAAGGTTGGGACGGACGAGAAAGCCGCACGGGAAGCCGCAAAGAAGATCGAGGCTAAACTCGTGCTGCAAGAGTTCCGTCTCGAAAAGAACGGGGGTGAAACCCTGCCGACCTTCAAGGTCTACGCCAGTGAATGGCTCGAAACCTACATCAAGCCGCTCAGAAGGCAATCGACCTATGAGCGGTACGGGGAGACCCTCGGAAGATACGTCTTTCCGACAATCGGGAACCTGCCTATTGACAAGATCAAGCGGGGACAGATCAGGAACATGCTCTTGCGGATTCATGCCAGGGGGCTGTCCAGAAGCACGGTTTGCCTTGTGCGGGACGTCATGAGCGGGCCATTCGAGTACGCCATTGACGAGGAACTGTTACAGGCGAACCCCGCCAAGGGCATCCTGAAGCGGCTGAATATCCGCAGGGATAAGAAGATCACCATTGAACCGCTTGACCATGCCGAGGTCCAGGCTTTCCTTGAAACGTGCCAAGAGCATTTCAGGGACCATTATCCGTTCTTCCTGACAGCCTTCCGGACCGGAATGCGCCTGGGGGAACTCCTGGGCCTTCGGTGGGGGGATGTCGATTTTAACGGGAAATTCATCATGGTGCGGCGGACGTACAAACTCGGGAAATTCAACGCCCCCAAGAACGGCAAGGTCCGGCGCGTCGATATGAGCGATCAGTTACACGCCACCCTGCAGGCGCTTCTGTCTCAGAGGAAAAGGGAAGCGTTGAAGGCGGGCCTTGGGAAAGTGGTTGAAAGCGTATTTCACCGGGACGGAAAGCCCATCGAACAGAACTACATCCGCCGGGTGTTCAAGCGGGCCCTCATGAAGGCCGGTTTGAGGGAGATCCGGCTGCACGACATCCGGCACACCTTCGCATCCCTTCTATTGAGCGACGGACAGAGCCCGGCCTACGTCAAAGAGCAGTTGGGGCACCATTCCATTCAGATGACCGTGGACGTCTATGGGCACCTTCTGCCGAGCAGCAACCGGGACGCTGTCAACCGACTCGACTCGCAACCATCCGCAACCTATCCGCAACCAGCCCAAAAGCAAGAGGCGCAACCCACTGAGATTGCGCCTCATTTTTATGCTATGGTGCCGAAGGCGGGATTTGAACCCGCACGGCCGTCGGCCACTACCCCCTCAAGATAG
- a CDS encoding exported hypothetical protein (Evidence 5 : Unknown function): MRPETYLRIIVVAAALILLSTSVHAGPLNPLNTLPQYKSNIVSVFKELKTSETTQEIVMMTVPDGKKYILTEFSVYDAVMCNHTYSYILENGLVRYKGALKQFNSGINFSSGSDIVIVVPYTGNYQIFISGYMLDDLQSSAGQ, from the coding sequence ATGCGACCGGAAACCTATTTGAGAATCATTGTTGTTGCTGCCGCCTTGATCTTGCTTTCTACCAGTGTCCATGCAGGGCCGCTTAACCCTTTAAACACATTGCCTCAGTATAAGAGCAACATCGTCAGTGTGTTTAAGGAATTGAAGACCAGTGAAACCACGCAGGAAATCGTTATGATGACTGTGCCAGATGGCAAAAAATATATTCTAACAGAATTTTCTGTCTATGATGCTGTCATGTGCAATCATACTTATTCTTACATCCTTGAAAATGGTTTAGTCCGATATAAGGGAGCTTTAAAACAATTTAACTCCGGTATCAATTTCAGTAGCGGCAGCGATATTGTTATTGTGGTGCCTTACACAGGTAACTATCAAATTTTTATAAGTGGCTATATGCTGGATGATTTGCAGTCTTCTGCCGGACAGTAA
- a CDS encoding hypothetical protein (Evidence 5 : Unknown function) has protein sequence MLWRPDRKSLCKIAIGEPRMHVDQHSGGPQVVQRERLRTVYHGTAKGGNEPVGVRFGIGIGRVKEFIQLGDLTAKVCGRANLERKRPETLRHQTVKRLRQKQENLGCCFFSFYYIHYVLLRQNLLKSFDGYVVFEGIASLPTREVSGDKYIE, from the coding sequence TTGCTGTGGCGACCCGACCGAAAAAGTCTCTGCAAAATCGCGATAGGCGAGCCACGAATGCATGTGGACCAACATAGCGGCGGTCCTCAAGTCGTCCAGCGCGAGCGGCTTAGGACGGTCTATCACGGGACGGCTAAAGGCGGGAATGAGCCCGTCGGCGTTCGGTTCGGCATCGGCATCGGTCGTGTGAAAGAATTCATACAGCTGGGCGACCTGACCGCGAAGGTGTGCGGACGTGCGAACCTCGAAAGAAAGCGCCCCGAAACGCTGCGTCACCAGACGGTCAAGCGCCTGCGTCAGAAGCAGGAGAATCTCGGATGTTGCTTTTTTAGCTTTTATTATATCCATTATGTTTTACTCCGTCAGAATTTGTTAAAATCATTTGATGGGTATGTAGTGTTTGAAGGGATTGCTTCCCTCCCTACGCGAGAAGTGTCAGGTGACAAATATATAGAGTAG
- the gapA gene encoding glyceraldehyde-3-phosphate dehydrogenase A (Evidence 2a : Function from experimental evidences in other organisms; PubMedId : 1862091, 2124629, 2990926, 775311, 7896119, 8636984, 9298646; Product type e : enzyme), with protein sequence MSLKVAVNGFGRIGRMVFRAGFGREDIEFVAVNDLTDPATLAHLVKYDSVHGTLGVEVGHTDHSLIVDGKEIQIFSERDPGRLPWGKLGIDTIFECTGLFRDREKAAAHLEAGAKKVIISAPAKGPDTTLVMGVNHTDYDPQRHHVISNASCTTNCLAPVCKVLLDSFGIEKGLMTTTHSYTGDQRLLDFPHKDLRRARAAALSMIPTTTGAAKAVALVLPQLQGKLNGMAIRVPTPNVSVIDLVVQLGRAATVEEINGALKEAAEGPLKGILGYTDLPLVSTDFNGTRVSSTVDGLSTMVVGDMAKVLAWYDNEFGYSNRMVELAVYMAGH encoded by the coding sequence TTCGTGGCGGTAAACGATCTGACCGATCCGGCGACCCTGGCCCATCTGGTCAAGTATGATTCGGTGCACGGCACCCTGGGGGTGGAAGTCGGTCATACGGACCACTCCTTGATCGTAGATGGGAAAGAGATCCAGATCTTTTCGGAGAGGGACCCGGGCCGTCTGCCTTGGGGAAAACTCGGGATCGATACCATTTTCGAGTGTACGGGTCTTTTCCGCGACCGGGAGAAGGCGGCGGCTCACCTCGAAGCCGGCGCCAAAAAGGTGATTATTTCCGCCCCGGCCAAGGGGCCCGACACCACGCTCGTCATGGGCGTCAACCACACGGATTACGATCCCCAGAGACATCATGTGATCTCCAACGCCTCCTGTACGACGAACTGCCTGGCGCCGGTCTGCAAGGTGCTGCTGGATTCGTTCGGAATAGAAAAAGGCCTGATGACGACCACGCATTCCTACACCGGCGATCAGAGGCTCCTGGATTTTCCCCACAAGGACCTGCGCCGGGCACGCGCAGCAGCGCTTTCGATGATTCCAACGACGACCGGCGCTGCGAAGGCCGTGGCCCTGGTTCTGCCTCAGCTGCAGGGAAAATTGAACGGAATGGCCATCCGTGTGCCCACACCCAATGTCTCGGTTATCGATCTGGTCGTGCAGCTCGGCCGTGCAGCGACCGTCGAAGAGATCAACGGCGCCCTCAAAGAGGCGGCCGAAGGGCCTCTCAAGGGCATCCTGGGCTATACCGACCTGCCCCTCGTCTCAACCGACTTCAACGGGACGCGGGTGTCGAGCACGGTGGACGGTCTGTCGACGATGGTGGTGGGAGACATGGCCAAGGTTCTGGCCTGGTATGACAACGAATTCGGTTATTCCAACCGGATGGTCGAACTGGCTGTTTATATGGCCGGGCACTGA
- a CDS encoding hypothetical protein (Evidence 5 : Unknown function), which produces MKLGEQIRMWERAERQHPGLTNKVYDFLWPTDGQDPDEERLQALARLVAEYRRGGGR; this is translated from the coding sequence ATGAAGCTAGGTGAGCAGATCAGAATGTGGGAGCGTGCGGAACGTCAGCATCCTGGACTGACGAACAAAGTTTACGACTTCCTGTGGCCGACTGACGGACAAGACCCTGACGAGGAACGGCTGCAAGCGCTGGCTCGCCTCGTGGCCGAGTATCGAAGAGGTGGTGGCCGATGA
- a CDS encoding hypothetical protein (Evidence 5 : Unknown function), with protein MNEKMRAMAWYRAREDQIADFAEIESLLPFTLLDYINTALAGDMEHAGQIHAAMMEAKSNIAAAQPR; from the coding sequence ATGAATGAGAAAATGCGAGCTATGGCATGGTATCGCGCCAGGGAAGACCAGATCGCCGACTTTGCGGAGATCGAGTCCCTTTTACCATTCACCCTCTTGGACTACATCAATACCGCCCTGGCCGGGGATATGGAACATGCCGGTCAGATTCATGCGGCAATGATGGAGGCGAAAAGCAACATTGCAGCCGCTCAGCCGAGATGA
- a CDS encoding Type III restriction protein res subunit translates to MLIEISRELTIAEAPDFFEHAVMARLTFENPQFAEAVEQGRWTGNINPLVECWYRDEAGRLVVPRGFARQLCVMARKAGIPFDLVDRRRTLPDVDFAFAGKLRPFQDGAVEAILRHDFGTLAAPTGSGKTVMALAVIAARRQPALIVCHTRELAIQWVDRIGAFLGIEPDDVGMIGAGKKRIGAKVTVALVQSLYRCAEDVAQHVGFILTDECHRTPSRTFTEAVGAFDSRFMLGLSATPWRRDRLSRLIFWYLGDVVHEVDRAALVEQGHLVPVEIVQRPTCFETLKDASEHYQAVLSELTQDPKRNQQIADDVACEAARGSGICLVLSDRKAHAETLRGMLRDRGIRAAALHGGLPAKERARVVDSLQAGKIRVLVATGQLIGEGFDLPALSALFLATPIRFSGRVLQYLGRVLRPAQGKERATVVDFIDKSVPVLRASAAARGRVYNRFSAGGLQ, encoded by the coding sequence GTGCTGATCGAAATTTCCCGTGAACTCACAATCGCCGAAGCGCCCGATTTCTTCGAGCATGCCGTCATGGCGCGATTGACTTTTGAAAATCCGCAGTTCGCTGAAGCTGTCGAACAAGGACGCTGGACGGGAAACATTAATCCACTTGTTGAGTGCTGGTACCGCGACGAGGCCGGCCGCCTGGTGGTTCCCCGAGGGTTCGCCCGGCAGCTTTGCGTGATGGCACGGAAGGCGGGGATCCCGTTCGATCTGGTTGACAGGCGCCGGACTCTTCCAGATGTGGACTTCGCGTTCGCAGGCAAGCTTCGCCCCTTCCAAGACGGCGCGGTCGAAGCGATTCTGCGCCACGACTTCGGAACTTTGGCCGCCCCGACCGGATCCGGCAAAACTGTCATGGCCCTGGCAGTGATCGCCGCCCGCCGGCAACCCGCGCTGATCGTATGCCACACTAGAGAATTGGCAATTCAGTGGGTGGATAGGATCGGCGCTTTCCTCGGCATTGAGCCGGATGACGTCGGAATGATCGGCGCGGGAAAGAAGCGGATCGGCGCAAAGGTGACGGTGGCACTTGTACAAAGTCTTTATAGATGCGCTGAGGACGTGGCACAGCACGTCGGTTTCATCCTGACCGATGAATGCCACAGAACGCCGAGCCGGACGTTCACGGAAGCCGTCGGGGCGTTTGACAGTCGGTTTATGCTCGGCCTGAGCGCGACACCCTGGCGGCGGGACCGGCTTTCCAGGTTGATCTTTTGGTATCTCGGCGACGTCGTGCACGAGGTGGACCGGGCCGCCCTGGTCGAGCAGGGGCATCTCGTGCCGGTCGAGATCGTGCAGCGCCCAACGTGCTTTGAGACGCTCAAGGACGCCTCAGAGCATTATCAGGCCGTGCTGAGCGAGCTTACCCAAGACCCGAAACGAAACCAGCAGATCGCCGATGACGTGGCCTGCGAGGCCGCGAGGGGCTCGGGCATCTGTCTCGTGCTCAGCGACAGGAAGGCCCATGCGGAGACCCTGCGCGGGATGCTGCGGGATCGAGGTATCAGAGCCGCGGCCCTTCACGGGGGATTGCCAGCAAAAGAGCGGGCCCGCGTGGTCGATTCCCTCCAGGCTGGGAAGATCCGCGTGCTCGTGGCGACAGGGCAGTTGATCGGCGAGGGCTTCGACCTTCCCGCCTTGTCTGCGCTTTTCCTTGCAACGCCCATCCGGTTCAGCGGGAGGGTGTTGCAATACCTCGGAAGGGTACTGAGACCGGCGCAGGGCAAAGAACGCGCTACGGTCGTGGATTTCATCGACAAGAGCGTGCCGGTACTGCGTGCCAGTGCCGCCGCACGGGGAAGAGTCTATAACCGTTTTTCAGCGGGAGGATTGCAATGA
- a CDS encoding hypothetical protein (Evidence 5 : Unknown function) codes for MFSIIESKRNEKNGIWTLKTAEDEKLRLSRIFAGISWPIAATPAYFCLIGCEHRDETRFEGKETPEGRLILLTEAEVPPIDLTGLCRLFSDATITYGCDRTFGPSMPDGSDAVDFCNFLRAYVWEHKLSGVPMPEPAPSADNFLLGLGVVRKHTIENGRLTLPDDSPIRAQLKGLTVQDLEDRPDQRFHAVNAARFALCGMDKHGYYRKPFKLVRRPARHIGGNPVGR; via the coding sequence ATGTTCAGTATCATCGAGAGTAAACGTAATGAGAAAAACGGCATTTGGACGCTCAAGACCGCTGAGGACGAGAAGCTGCGCCTGAGCCGCATTTTTGCGGGCATTTCGTGGCCTATCGCCGCGACGCCCGCATACTTCTGCCTGATCGGTTGCGAGCATAGGGATGAAACGCGCTTTGAGGGAAAGGAGACGCCCGAAGGCCGATTGATCCTTTTGACTGAGGCCGAGGTTCCCCCGATCGACCTGACGGGACTGTGCCGTTTGTTTTCCGACGCAACTATCACCTATGGCTGTGATCGGACGTTCGGACCGTCGATGCCCGATGGAAGCGACGCTGTGGATTTTTGCAATTTCCTTCGTGCCTACGTTTGGGAGCACAAGCTATCTGGTGTGCCCATGCCGGAACCGGCACCGTCAGCCGATAACTTCCTGCTTGGCTTGGGTGTCGTGCGGAAGCACACTATCGAGAACGGCCGACTGACACTACCCGATGACTCACCCATCCGGGCACAATTGAAAGGACTGACCGTTCAAGACTTGGAGGACAGACCTGACCAGCGGTTCCATGCTGTCAACGCTGCGAGGTTTGCACTGTGCGGCATGGACAAACATGGATACTATCGCAAGCCGTTCAAATTGGTGCGCAGGCCCGCGCGTCATATTGGAGGGAACCCTGTAGGGCGCTAG
- a CDS encoding hypothetical protein (Evidence 5 : Unknown function), translated as MKRSITTTESIKARIKLVREAQRSLDDERAHIEQRLEVLQKDRVSLLGANALGEATDAEIREVRAEIGELQTRLGELPFALEGLQTIWRTLHDQLARAAKEQDQKDAEVRYFELKKRMANGSLAVFNNNKGRLLILANACGKEAEARKFIRDRQEQFNKMSTIEKAELHHVEQKITVDTVVNA; from the coding sequence ATGAAAAGATCCATCACCACTACAGAATCCATCAAGGCCCGTATTAAACTCGTCCGCGAAGCACAGAGATCCCTCGATGATGAACGGGCACACATTGAGCAGCGGCTCGAAGTTCTTCAGAAGGATCGCGTCTCGCTCTTGGGTGCTAACGCGCTCGGGGAGGCGACAGACGCAGAGATTCGGGAGGTTCGCGCTGAAATCGGGGAATTGCAAACGAGGCTGGGCGAGTTGCCATTCGCGCTCGAGGGGTTGCAAACGATCTGGAGAACCCTCCATGACCAGCTTGCCCGCGCAGCCAAGGAGCAAGACCAGAAGGATGCTGAGGTCAGATACTTCGAGCTCAAGAAACGCATGGCCAACGGGTCGCTAGCGGTCTTTAATAACAACAAAGGTCGTCTGCTTATTCTGGCAAATGCGTGCGGGAAAGAAGCGGAAGCCCGCAAGTTCATCCGTGATCGCCAAGAGCAGTTCAACAAGATGTCAACAATTGAAAAGGCTGAGCTCCATCATGTCGAGCAGAAAATTACCGTTGACACGGTTGTTAACGCCTAA
- the tpiA gene encoding Triosephosphate isomerase, whose amino-acid sequence MIERRPMIAGNWKMHTDIFESVNLVKAISAGLRGDEEADVLVAPPFTNLSVVKPFAENARILLGAQNMHWEGSGAFTGEVSASMLRAAGCTHVILGHSERRHIFGESDADVNRKVEAAAKSGLIPIVCIGETLEEREAGRTFEVIAGQLAGSLAAFTDGRDLPAETIIAYEPVWAIGTGRTATPAQAQEVHRSIRRWLGERFGEKVSEHTRILYGGSVKPDNISALMSEQDIDGALVGGASLKAESFLGIVQFRKRG is encoded by the coding sequence ATGATTGAACGAAGGCCGATGATAGCCGGCAACTGGAAGATGCATACAGATATCTTCGAATCCGTCAATCTGGTCAAGGCGATCAGCGCCGGTCTCCGTGGTGACGAGGAGGCCGATGTCCTGGTGGCGCCACCGTTCACGAACTTATCTGTGGTGAAGCCGTTTGCGGAGAATGCCCGAATCCTGCTCGGTGCCCAGAACATGCACTGGGAGGGGAGCGGTGCCTTTACGGGAGAGGTCTCAGCGTCGATGCTGCGGGCGGCCGGCTGTACGCACGTGATCCTTGGGCACTCGGAGCGCCGGCATATCTTCGGCGAAAGCGACGCAGATGTGAACCGGAAGGTCGAGGCGGCGGCAAAAAGCGGATTGATCCCTATCGTATGCATCGGTGAAACGCTCGAGGAGCGCGAGGCCGGGCGTACTTTTGAGGTCATTGCGGGCCAGCTGGCCGGTTCGCTCGCCGCTTTTACGGACGGAAGGGACCTGCCTGCGGAAACGATCATCGCTTACGAACCCGTCTGGGCGATTGGAACGGGTCGCACCGCTACACCGGCGCAGGCGCAGGAAGTCCATCGATCCATAAGGCGGTGGCTCGGAGAAAGGTTCGGCGAGAAGGTTTCGGAGCACACGCGGATCCTTTACGGCGGCAGTGTCAAGCCGGACAACATCTCGGCCCTCATGAGCGAACAAGACATCGATGGCGCCCTGGTCGGCGGCGCGAGCCTGAAAGCGGAGAGTTTTCTCGGCATCGTCCAATTCAGGAAAAGGGGATGA
- a CDS encoding conserved hypothetical protein (Evidence 4 : Unknown function but conserved in other organisms) encodes MRPKTISDEKLLELIDSGVSQASIAKELGVSRQAIHFRLRELRGKHTRAICASKIERVVDQKLDSMAQLHRINDDANGLLDRLLGIITGDKTIISEMTEAEASGLAIKTMAEIRAQLHLQLDIFATLFDMKAVQRFQEAVLATIDEVDPNVRRKIIDRLNERRAVSDVLRYTECTVQSHASDGLQPLP; translated from the coding sequence ATGCGACCAAAAACAATAAGTGACGAAAAATTGTTGGAATTAATTGACTCAGGCGTGAGTCAAGCCAGCATTGCGAAAGAACTAGGAGTCAGCCGTCAAGCCATTCATTTTCGTTTGCGGGAGTTGCGAGGCAAGCATACGAGGGCAATTTGCGCAAGCAAAATTGAAAGGGTTGTGGATCAGAAGCTAGACTCAATGGCGCAACTCCATCGGATAAACGATGACGCAAACGGATTGCTTGATCGTCTGCTTGGTATTATCACGGGCGACAAGACTATTATATCCGAGATGACTGAAGCTGAGGCCAGTGGGCTCGCAATCAAGACAATGGCGGAGATCCGGGCTCAGTTGCATCTACAGCTGGATATTTTCGCAACGCTGTTCGACATGAAGGCCGTACAACGGTTTCAAGAGGCAGTACTTGCCACTATTGACGAGGTGGACCCTAATGTTCGGAGAAAGATCATCGACAGACTTAACGAGCGACGGGCTGTTTCGGACGTTTTGCGATACACTGAGTGCACGGTACAATCGCACGCAAGCGACGGACTTCAGCCGCTACCGTGA
- a CDS encoding conserved hypothetical protein (Evidence 4 : Unknown function but conserved in other organisms), whose translation MFGERSSTDLTSDGLFRTFCDTLSARYNRTQATDFSRYRDDPVGFAQEVLGETLTYDIECLMLSVKDNPVTVARSANATGKTFAAARIAVWFYRVFEASQIYTGAAPPESNLKKLLWGEIGSIIDKHPALFEGDSVKNLHVARNAQSFLTGVTIPMAGSEAQREAKFSGKHAPYLLFIIDEGDAVPDEVYRGIESCMSGGHARLLVMFNPRHESGPVYRMEREGRANVVELSAFSHPNVTTGEDQIPGAVTREVTVRRISEWCRPLVPGEAATDSFRLPDFLAGATAVSQSGLVYPPLAPGQYKVLEPAFDYMVLGRYPAQASTQLISREWISAARSRWDAYVAQHGEIPPAGTKAVMGVDVAEFGADANVAAFRYGGYVERLVSWGGMDVVSTGDRAAEEYRARKVLRACVDATGVGSGVAPQMRRSGCAASAVKVAASPTERTELGEFERLRDQIWWSCREWLRTDSGAMLPPDEMLLEELATPTYEVRNGKIKIMAKDTMRELLKRSPDRADALCLTFYQPDLLFPGL comes from the coding sequence ATGTTCGGAGAAAGATCATCGACAGACTTAACGAGCGACGGGCTGTTTCGGACGTTTTGCGATACACTGAGTGCACGGTACAATCGCACGCAAGCGACGGACTTCAGCCGCTACCGTGACGATCCGGTGGGATTCGCTCAGGAGGTTCTAGGCGAAACCCTGACCTATGACATTGAGTGCCTGATGCTCTCGGTCAAGGATAACCCTGTCACGGTTGCACGTAGCGCGAACGCTACGGGCAAGACATTTGCCGCCGCCAGGATAGCGGTTTGGTTCTACAGGGTGTTCGAAGCCTCGCAAATTTACACAGGGGCCGCGCCTCCAGAAAGCAATCTGAAAAAGCTTTTGTGGGGCGAGATTGGAAGCATCATCGACAAGCACCCCGCCCTTTTCGAGGGGGACAGCGTTAAGAACCTGCACGTGGCCCGAAACGCCCAAAGTTTCCTGACCGGCGTCACGATCCCAATGGCAGGTTCAGAAGCGCAACGAGAAGCCAAGTTCAGCGGGAAGCACGCACCGTATCTCCTGTTCATCATAGACGAGGGCGACGCTGTCCCTGACGAGGTTTATCGGGGCATTGAAAGCTGTATGTCGGGAGGTCATGCAAGACTTTTGGTCATGTTCAACCCCAGGCATGAAAGCGGACCGGTCTATCGCATGGAGCGGGAGGGCCGCGCCAATGTGGTCGAGCTTTCAGCCTTCAGCCACCCGAACGTCACAACTGGCGAAGATCAGATCCCTGGTGCTGTCACGCGGGAGGTGACGGTCCGCCGCATCAGCGAATGGTGCCGGCCGCTTGTACCTGGCGAGGCCGCGACGGACAGCTTCCGGCTTCCAGACTTCTTGGCGGGGGCGACCGCTGTCAGTCAATCAGGCCTGGTTTACCCTCCATTGGCGCCGGGACAGTACAAGGTGCTTGAGCCCGCCTTTGACTACATGGTGCTAGGGCGCTACCCCGCGCAGGCTTCAACACAGCTTATCAGCCGGGAGTGGATCAGCGCAGCCCGGTCTCGTTGGGATGCCTACGTGGCGCAGCATGGTGAGATTCCGCCGGCCGGGACAAAGGCCGTCATGGGGGTGGACGTGGCCGAGTTTGGCGCCGATGCCAATGTGGCGGCCTTCCGCTATGGTGGGTATGTCGAGCGGTTGGTATCGTGGGGAGGGATGGACGTGGTAAGCACCGGAGACAGGGCCGCAGAGGAATACCGGGCCCGGAAGGTGCTCCGGGCTTGTGTGGACGCAACGGGTGTCGGCTCGGGCGTTGCACCGCAAATGCGGCGTTCCGGCTGTGCGGCCTCGGCCGTGAAGGTGGCGGCTTCACCTACCGAGCGGACGGAATTGGGCGAGTTCGAGCGGTTGCGCGATCAAATCTGGTGGTCATGCCGGGAATGGCTTCGGACCGATTCCGGCGCGATGTTGCCCCCTGATGAGATGTTGCTCGAAGAGCTGGCGACACCGACCTACGAAGTTCGTAATGGCAAGATCAAGATCATGGCGAAAGACACCATGCGGGAGCTGCTGAAGCGCTCCCCGGACCGGGCCGACGCGCTGTGCTTAACGTTTTATCAACCGGACCTGCTGTTTCCAGGGCTATAA
- the secG gene encoding Preprotein translocase, SecG subunit: MKPIFIILHIAACIALIIIVLLQRGKGAGMGAAFGGSSQTVFGSTGATSFLHKVTTLVAILFMVTSLTLSFFFGRGTTSSIMEGVESPNPPVTDQATPGGEAVPEAPAPPAENQ; the protein is encoded by the coding sequence ATGAAGCCCATTTTTATTATCCTGCATATCGCGGCATGCATCGCCCTGATTATCATCGTCCTCCTTCAACGCGGCAAAGGGGCCGGGATGGGGGCGGCTTTCGGCGGTTCGAGCCAGACCGTATTCGGAAGCACAGGGGCTACGTCCTTTCTGCACAAGGTCACCACGCTCGTCGCGATCCTTTTCATGGTGACGTCCTTGACCCTCTCGTTTTTCTTCGGGAGGGGTACGACCTCGTCCATCATGGAGGGTGTGGAGAGTCCCAATCCTCCTGTGACAGACCAGGCGACACCCGGGGGGGAAGCGGTGCCTGAAGCCCCTGCACCCCCGGCTGAAAACCAGTAG